The Impatiens glandulifera chromosome 8, dImpGla2.1, whole genome shotgun sequence genome includes a window with the following:
- the LOC124913006 gene encoding protein VAPYRIN-like yields the protein MSRLFKRVNKTLLAKKAITEPSGSSGWGPVHLAAVARHTEVLRLLLVKGVVVDVVTNKYSNRPPPSGVRGRRDCVRLLLANGTRTDIRHFGDNDTFLHIAAVSGVEHIVKILLHKFANKDVRNRKGKTTYDVAVVNGHNKLFDCLRLEDNLCTVARKGDVRAIHKLLENGALINIKDQNEWMALHRGAFKDRIEMAHEGYTTLHCATEAKKVELVELLIKKGVDIDVAAKAGTTALQIVESLHYKGILRLLVSGNAVNKGYFGKLKGDREINVGKMMIRQSKRNLRRSFDRSSTVALKVFQ from the exons ATGTCCCGACTCTTTAAAAGAGTCAACAAAACGTTGTTGGCTAAAAAAGCCATCACAGAACCGTCAGGGTCGTCCGGGTGGGGCCCGGTTCATTTAGCAGCGGTCGCAAGACATACTGAAGTCTTGCGACTCCTCCTCGTTAAAGGAGTCGTTGTCGATGTAGTCACAAACAAATATTCAAATCGCCCTCCACCTAGCGGTGTCAGGGGGCGACGTGACTGTGTGAGACTACTTCTTGCGAATGGAACGAGGACAGATATACGACACTTCGGAGACAACGACACTTTTTTACACATAGCGGCCGTCTCTGGAGTGGAGCACATCGTGAAGATTCTTCTTCACAAATTCGCGAACAAGGACGTAAGGAATAGGAAAGGGAAGACGACGTACGACGTGGCAGTAGTGAACGGACACAACAAGTTATTCGATTGTTTACGTTTAGAAGACAATTTATGTACGGTTGCACGTAAAGGAGACGTGAGAGCAATTCACAAGCTATTAGAAAACGGGGCtttgattaatataaaagatCAGAACGAATGGATGGCTCTTCATAGAGGGGCGTTTAAGGATAGGATTGAGATGGCGCAT GAAGGGTATACAACTCTTCATTGCGCGACGGAAGCAAAGAAAGTGGAGTTAGTTGAATTGTTGATTAAAAAAGGGGTCGATATTGATGTGGCGGCTAAAGCAGGCACGACCGCTCTACAAATCGTAGAGTCTTTACATTACAAGGGAATCTTGAGATTGCTTGTGAGTGGCAATGCGGTTAATAAAGGGTATTTTGGGAAATTGAAAGGAGATAGAGAGATTAATGTGGGGAAGATGATGATACGCCAGAGTAAGAGGAATTTAAGAAGAAGCTTTGATCGCTCTTCGACGGTTGCGTTGAAGGTTTTTCAATGA